One segment of Streptomyces sp. NBC_00576 DNA contains the following:
- a CDS encoding response regulator transcription factor, translating to MTEEAGRESARVVVADDQTVVREGIVMLLGLLPGIEVVGAAGDGDEAVQLVAELAPDVVLMDLRMPRCDGVEATRRIRAEYPGTQVVVLTTFADDESLFRALRAGARGYLTKDADGDEIVRAVHSVLSGDAGLSPSIQRRLLERLTEPEKKQDAPAEPPDGLTTRETEVLMLIADGLSNQEIAIKLHVSTATVKTHINNLFAKTGIKDRAQAVRYAYGKGLVRPPTG from the coding sequence ATGACGGAGGAGGCCGGCCGGGAATCCGCGCGGGTGGTGGTCGCGGACGACCAGACCGTCGTACGGGAAGGCATCGTGATGCTGCTCGGTCTGCTGCCCGGGATCGAGGTAGTCGGAGCGGCCGGGGACGGGGACGAGGCCGTGCAGCTGGTCGCCGAACTGGCGCCGGACGTGGTCCTGATGGACCTGCGCATGCCGCGTTGTGACGGCGTCGAGGCGACTCGGCGGATCAGGGCGGAGTATCCCGGGACCCAGGTCGTGGTGCTCACGACGTTCGCGGACGACGAGTCGCTGTTCCGCGCGCTGCGGGCAGGCGCGCGCGGCTATCTCACAAAGGACGCGGACGGCGACGAAATCGTCAGGGCGGTGCACAGCGTGCTGTCCGGGGACGCGGGGCTGTCGCCGAGCATCCAGCGGCGGCTCCTGGAGCGGCTGACGGAGCCTGAGAAGAAGCAGGACGCGCCCGCCGAGCCGCCCGACGGGCTCACCACGAGGGAGACCGAGGTGCTGATGCTGATCGCGGACGGCCTCAGCAACCAGGAGATCGCAATCAAGCTGCATGTCTCCACGGCGACCGTGAAGACCCACATCAACAACCTCTTCGCCAAGACGGGAATCAAGGACCGTGCGCAGGCGGTGCGTTACGCCTATGGGAAGGGGTTGGTGCGTCCCCCCACGGGGTGA
- a CDS encoding sensor histidine kinase yields the protein MTRNDWLRWPSREALGREGISRNRRRLAWATRLLVLGMLLWGAVSSHPPRGWDSALAVGGVLFAALLAWALYRTTFQHRLWPSLALLLLLQGLAVVGQAAGFRVPALVVWCACAITALERMPLSAALPMSVVALGSYAVVDDDSLLTTTVTTIGLALAGYVLRLDAEARGNAQRLLAQERAARAAEAESAALAERARIAREIHDVLAHSLSAQMVHLEAARLLIERGADRDRILERVVAARGMARDGLAETRQALSALRGEMSPLEDYLKEIVGVTDDVGVTITGERRPLPAEASQAVRRVAQEALTNVRKHAPGAKVQVRLDYSDHQVTLDVRDSGGSPGELKGVGGGYGLLGMRERAELLGGSLDAGPDEKGFVVTLRVPT from the coding sequence GTGACGAGGAACGACTGGTTGCGCTGGCCCTCCAGGGAGGCGCTCGGCCGCGAGGGAATATCACGCAACCGCCGTCGGCTCGCCTGGGCCACCCGGCTGCTGGTCCTCGGCATGCTGCTGTGGGGAGCCGTCAGCAGCCATCCGCCCCGGGGCTGGGACTCGGCTCTGGCCGTCGGCGGAGTCCTGTTCGCCGCGCTGCTCGCCTGGGCGCTCTACCGGACAACTTTCCAGCACCGACTGTGGCCCTCTCTGGCGCTTCTACTGCTGCTTCAAGGCCTCGCGGTCGTGGGTCAGGCCGCGGGTTTCCGGGTGCCGGCCCTCGTCGTGTGGTGCGCGTGCGCGATCACGGCCCTGGAGAGAATGCCCCTGTCAGCCGCTCTGCCCATGAGCGTGGTGGCCCTCGGTTCGTACGCGGTGGTGGACGACGACTCCTTGCTCACCACGACCGTCACCACCATCGGTCTCGCCCTCGCCGGATACGTCCTGCGGCTCGACGCCGAAGCGCGCGGCAACGCTCAGCGGCTCCTCGCCCAGGAGCGAGCCGCGCGGGCCGCCGAAGCGGAGTCGGCGGCACTCGCGGAGCGCGCCCGGATCGCGCGAGAGATCCACGACGTACTCGCGCACAGCCTCTCGGCGCAGATGGTGCACCTGGAAGCGGCCCGCCTACTGATCGAGCGCGGCGCCGACCGGGACCGGATACTCGAACGGGTGGTGGCGGCTCGGGGAATGGCCCGCGACGGTCTGGCCGAGACGAGACAGGCCCTGTCCGCGTTGAGGGGCGAGATGTCCCCGTTGGAGGACTACCTGAAGGAAATCGTCGGCGTGACGGACGACGTGGGCGTCACCATTACGGGTGAGCGCAGGCCGCTGCCGGCAGAGGCGTCGCAGGCCGTACGCCGGGTGGCCCAGGAGGCGCTGACCAATGTCCGCAAGCATGCTCCGGGCGCCAAGGTCCAGGTGCGGCTGGACTACAGCGATCACCAAGTGACGCTGGACGTACGGGACTCGGGCGGTTCGCCGGGCGAACTCAAGGGGGTGGGCGGCGGGTACGGTCTGTTGGGCATGCGAGAGCGCGCCGAGTTGCTGGGCGGTTCGCTGGATGCCGGGCCGGACGAGAAGGGGTTCGTGGTGACGCTGAGGGTGCCGACATGA
- a CDS encoding DUF1453 domain-containing protein: MSGLVDALLIVAVVALVVVRQFRTRRIDTDRRWWVVPVILVVVALREPGLIDIHHRAESITLLTAELLIGLATGAGWAWTTRVWAEADGEVWSRSTKASVVVWIIGIGLRVGLFALGAALGVHQHTPALLLALAATLLLRAGILHWRTKSLDLTSPNPESLHPASTPSAHRQTTAYGDGVSLRKERV; the protein is encoded by the coding sequence ATGTCCGGGCTCGTTGATGCCTTGCTGATCGTCGCCGTCGTCGCCCTGGTGGTCGTGCGGCAGTTCCGCACACGCCGGATAGACACGGACCGGCGCTGGTGGGTCGTGCCCGTGATCCTGGTCGTCGTGGCACTGCGTGAGCCCGGCCTGATCGACATCCATCACCGCGCGGAGTCGATCACCCTGCTCACGGCCGAACTGCTCATCGGCCTTGCCACCGGAGCCGGTTGGGCCTGGACCACCCGTGTCTGGGCGGAGGCGGACGGCGAGGTGTGGAGCCGGAGCACCAAGGCGAGTGTCGTCGTGTGGATCATCGGGATCGGCCTCCGCGTCGGTCTCTTCGCCCTGGGCGCCGCGCTCGGCGTCCACCAGCACACCCCGGCCCTTCTCCTCGCTCTCGCGGCGACGCTGCTGCTCCGCGCCGGAATCCTGCACTGGCGGACGAAGTCCCTGGATCTGACATCCCCGAACCCGGAGTCGCTTCACCCGGCGTCCACGCCCTCGGCGCACCGGCAGACCACGGCTTACGGTGACGGCGTGAGTCTGCGGAAGGAGCGGGTGTGA
- a CDS encoding DNA gyrase/topoisomerase IV subunit B: MTADTSVPSTALLAGADRDGSNYTARHLLVLEGLEAVRKRPGMYIGSTDSRGLMHCLWEIIDNSVDEALGGYCDHIDVILHDDGSVEVRDNGRGIPVDVEPKTGLSGVEVVMTKLHAGGKFGGGSYAASGGLHGVGASVVNALSARLDVEVDRVGNTHAISFRRGVPGSFADVGPDATFEPGGLRKTKRIPKTRTGTRVRYWADRQIFLKDAKLSLEHLHQRARQTAFLVPGLTIVVRDEFGLGEGGSKGEESFRFDGGISEFCEYLAADKPVCDILRFSGQGTFKETVPVLDDHGQMTPTEVTRELGVDVALRWGTGYDTNLKSFVNIIATPKGGTHVAGFEQAVAKTMNEVLRTKKLLRVAEDDIVKDDALEGLTAVVTVRLAEPQFEGQTKEVLGTSAARRIVTNVVSKELKDFLTSTKRDAAAQARVVMEKAVSAARTRIAARQHKDAQRRKTALESSSLPAKLADCRSDDVERSELFIVEGDSALGTAKLARNSEFQALLPIRGKILNVQKSSVTDMLKNAECGAIIQVIGAGSGRTFDIDAARYGKIIMMTDADVDGSHIRTLLLTLFHRYMRPMVESGRVFAAVPPLHRIELIQPKKGQDKYVYTYSDRELREKLLEFQSKGVRYKDSIQRYKGLGEMDADQLAETTMDPRHRTLRRINLSDLESAEQVFDLLMGNDVAPRKEFISSSAATLDRSRIDA; encoded by the coding sequence GTGACCGCCGATACGTCCGTGCCGTCCACAGCGCTGCTGGCAGGAGCAGACCGGGACGGTTCCAACTACACCGCGCGGCACCTGCTCGTCCTCGAGGGGCTCGAGGCAGTGCGCAAGCGTCCGGGCATGTACATCGGGTCGACCGACAGTCGTGGCCTGATGCACTGCCTCTGGGAGATCATCGACAACTCAGTGGACGAGGCCCTCGGGGGCTACTGCGACCACATCGACGTCATCCTGCACGATGACGGTTCCGTCGAGGTACGGGACAACGGCCGCGGTATCCCCGTGGACGTCGAGCCCAAGACCGGCCTTTCCGGCGTCGAGGTCGTCATGACCAAGCTGCACGCCGGCGGCAAGTTCGGTGGTGGCTCGTACGCCGCCTCCGGCGGCCTGCACGGGGTGGGCGCGTCCGTGGTGAACGCCCTCTCGGCCCGCCTGGACGTCGAGGTCGACCGTGTGGGGAACACCCACGCGATCAGCTTCCGGCGCGGCGTGCCCGGCTCCTTCGCCGATGTCGGCCCCGACGCCACCTTCGAGCCGGGGGGCCTGCGCAAGACCAAGCGGATCCCCAAGACCCGCACCGGTACGCGCGTGCGCTACTGGGCCGACCGTCAGATCTTCCTCAAGGATGCCAAGCTCTCGCTTGAGCACCTCCACCAGCGTGCCCGGCAGACCGCGTTCCTGGTGCCTGGCCTCACCATCGTCGTCCGCGACGAGTTCGGGCTCGGTGAGGGCGGCAGCAAGGGCGAGGAATCCTTCCGCTTCGACGGTGGCATCAGCGAGTTCTGCGAGTACCTGGCCGCTGACAAGCCGGTCTGTGACATCCTCCGTTTCTCCGGACAGGGCACCTTCAAGGAAACGGTCCCGGTCCTGGACGACCACGGCCAGATGACGCCCACCGAGGTCACGCGCGAACTGGGCGTCGACGTTGCACTGCGCTGGGGCACCGGCTACGACACGAACCTGAAGTCGTTCGTGAACATCATCGCCACCCCCAAGGGCGGCACCCATGTCGCGGGCTTCGAACAGGCCGTCGCGAAGACGATGAACGAGGTGCTGCGCACCAAGAAACTGCTGCGCGTGGCCGAGGACGACATCGTCAAGGACGACGCCCTGGAGGGCCTTACCGCGGTCGTCACGGTGCGTCTCGCCGAGCCGCAGTTCGAGGGCCAGACCAAGGAGGTGCTCGGTACTTCGGCGGCTCGCCGCATCGTGACGAATGTGGTGTCCAAGGAGCTGAAGGACTTCCTTACCTCCACCAAGCGGGACGCCGCCGCCCAGGCCCGCGTCGTCATGGAGAAGGCCGTCTCTGCGGCTCGTACGCGCATCGCGGCCCGCCAGCACAAGGACGCGCAGCGCCGGAAGACGGCCCTGGAGTCCTCCTCGTTGCCCGCCAAGCTCGCCGACTGCCGCAGTGACGACGTCGAGCGCAGTGAACTGTTCATCGTGGAGGGCGACTCGGCGCTCGGTACGGCCAAGCTCGCCCGGAACTCGGAGTTCCAGGCCCTGCTGCCGATCCGGGGCAAGATCCTCAACGTCCAGAAGTCGTCCGTGACCGACATGCTGAAGAACGCCGAGTGCGGCGCGATCATCCAGGTCATAGGGGCCGGATCCGGTCGTACGTTCGATATCGACGCGGCTCGATATGGCAAGATCATCATGATGACCGACGCCGACGTCGACGGCTCTCACATCCGCACCCTGCTCCTGACGCTGTTCCACCGCTACATGCGGCCCATGGTCGAATCGGGCCGGGTGTTCGCCGCGGTACCGCCGTTGCACCGCATCGAGCTCATCCAGCCCAAGAAGGGCCAGGACAAGTACGTCTACACCTACTCGGACCGTGAGCTGCGCGAGAAGCTTCTGGAGTTCCAGAGCAAGGGTGTCCGCTACAAGGACTCGATCCAGCGCTACAAGGGCCTCGGTGAGATGGACGCCGACCAGCTGGCCGAGACCACGATGGATCCGCGCCATCGCACGCTGCGCCGGATCAACCTGTCCGACCTGGAGTCGGCCGAGCAGGTCTTCGACCTTCTGATGGGCAACGACGTCGCTCCTCGCAAGGAATTCATCTCCAGTTCGGCGGCAACGCTGGACAGGTCTCGAATCGACGCGTGA
- a CDS encoding DUF7455 domain-containing protein, protein MTTVLTPASPLTAADRCDRCGAQAYLRVVLASGGELLFCAHHGRKFEPELKKIAAEIQDETERLTTVPASSTEEDR, encoded by the coding sequence GTGACTACTGTTCTGACCCCCGCGAGCCCGCTGACGGCCGCTGATCGCTGCGACCGCTGCGGCGCCCAGGCATACCTTCGCGTTGTCTTGGCGAGCGGCGGAGAACTGCTCTTCTGCGCCCACCACGGTCGCAAGTTCGAGCCGGAACTCAAGAAGATCGCCGCTGAGATACAGGACGAGACGGAGCGACTGACGACCGTTCCGGCCAGCTCCACCGAAGAAGACCGCTGA
- a CDS encoding serine protease: protein MRHPLVRALSRALTRSLVLAAAAAVIPLASAAPAAADGVVVGGFPVEVSEGPWTVALSSRDRFGGIRAGQFCGGVAVGRTTVLTAAHCMGEDVLGAPPNRVQDLKVITGRTDLTSTQGKEIAVHDTWVNPGYDKISNAGDFAVLTLAESLPQSSVIGMAAAGDPAYQPGTSATVYGWGDITGGGDYARGLRAARVHVLSDALCERAYPGSADGTYRADSMLCAGEAAGGQDACQGDSGGPLVAQGRLVGLVSWGSGCGRPSSPGVYTRVSDVVRTMGWGNLAAPGNGG, encoded by the coding sequence ATGCGTCACCCCCTTGTCCGGGCCCTGTCCCGGGCGCTGACCCGGTCGCTGGTTCTGGCGGCCGCGGCCGCCGTGATACCGCTGGCGTCCGCCGCCCCTGCGGCGGCCGACGGCGTCGTCGTCGGCGGATTCCCGGTCGAAGTGTCCGAAGGCCCGTGGACGGTGGCGCTGTCCAGTCGTGACCGGTTCGGGGGTATCCGGGCCGGGCAGTTCTGCGGTGGCGTGGCCGTCGGCCGGACCACCGTACTGACCGCGGCCCACTGCATGGGTGAGGACGTCCTGGGAGCACCACCCAACCGCGTTCAGGACCTGAAGGTCATCACCGGGCGTACAGACCTGACGTCGACCCAGGGCAAGGAGATCGCCGTACACGACACCTGGGTCAATCCGGGCTACGACAAGATCAGCAACGCCGGGGACTTCGCCGTGCTCACCCTCGCCGAGTCCCTCCCGCAGAGCTCGGTCATCGGGATGGCGGCTGCCGGCGACCCGGCTTACCAGCCCGGTACGAGTGCCACGGTCTACGGCTGGGGCGACATCACAGGGGGCGGCGACTACGCACGCGGTCTGCGCGCCGCACGCGTCCACGTGCTGTCCGATGCGCTCTGTGAGCGGGCGTATCCCGGCAGCGCCGACGGAACGTACCGAGCCGACAGCATGCTGTGTGCGGGCGAGGCCGCAGGGGGGCAGGATGCCTGCCAGGGGGACAGTGGAGGGCCGCTGGTCGCCCAGGGGCGGCTGGTCGGGCTCGTGTCCTGGGGGAGTGGCTGCGGACGGCCCAGCAGCCCGGGCGTCTATACGCGGGTCTCGGACGTCGTACGGACGATGGGGTGGGGCAACCTCGCTGCCCCCGGGAACGGCGGCTGA
- a CDS encoding RNA polymerase sigma factor, with protein MSASTSRTLPPEIAESVSVMALIERGKAEGQIAGDDVRRAFEADQIPATQWKNVLRSLNQILEEEGVTLMVSAAEPKRTRKSVAAKSPAKRTATKTVAAKTVTTKKATATATPAAPSAESSTEDEAPVKKVAAKKTTTAKKAVAKKTVAKKTAAKKATAGKDDAEGAEDEVLEDVKAGEEEEEGAENKGFVLSDDDEDDAPAQQVAVAGATADPVKDYLKQIGKVPLLNAEQEVELAKRIEAGLFAEDKLANADKLAPKLKRELEIIAEDGRRAKNHLLEANLRLVVSLAKRYTGRGMLFLDLIQEGNLGLIRAVEKFDYTKGYKFSTYATWWIRQAITRAMADQARTIRIPVHMVEVINKLARVQRQMLQDLGREPTPEELAKELDMTPEKVIEVQKYGREPISLHTPLGEDGDSEFGDLIEDSEAVVPADAVSFTLLQEQLHSVLDTLSEREAGVVSMRFGLTDGQPKTLDEIGKVYGVTRERIRQIESKTMSKLRHPSRSQVLRDYLD; from the coding sequence GTGTCGGCCAGCACATCCCGTACGCTCCCGCCCGAGATCGCCGAGTCCGTCTCTGTCATGGCGCTCATCGAGCGGGGAAAGGCTGAGGGGCAGATCGCCGGCGACGACGTGCGTCGGGCCTTCGAAGCTGACCAGATTCCGGCCACTCAGTGGAAGAACGTACTGCGCAGCCTCAACCAGATCCTCGAGGAAGAGGGTGTGACGCTGATGGTCAGTGCCGCGGAGCCCAAGCGCACCCGAAAGAGCGTCGCAGCGAAGAGTCCGGCCAAGCGCACCGCCACCAAGACGGTCGCGGCCAAGACGGTGACCACGAAGAAGGCCACCGCCACCGCCACCCCGGCGGCTCCCTCGGCCGAGTCCTCCACCGAGGACGAGGCGCCCGTGAAGAAGGTCGCCGCCAAGAAGACGACGACCGCCAAGAAGGCGGTCGCGAAGAAGACCGTCGCCAAGAAGACAGCGGCCAAGAAGGCGACCGCCGGCAAGGACGACGCCGAGGGCGCCGAGGACGAGGTCCTTGAGGACGTCAAGGCCGGCGAAGAGGAAGAGGAGGGGGCCGAGAACAAGGGCTTCGTCCTCTCCGACGACGACGAGGACGACGCGCCGGCGCAGCAGGTCGCCGTAGCCGGTGCCACCGCCGACCCGGTCAAGGACTACCTCAAGCAGATCGGCAAGGTCCCCCTGCTCAACGCGGAGCAGGAGGTCGAGCTCGCCAAGCGCATCGAGGCGGGTCTCTTCGCCGAGGACAAGCTGGCGAACGCCGACAAGTTGGCCCCGAAGCTCAAGCGCGAGCTGGAGATCATCGCCGAAGACGGTCGCCGCGCCAAGAACCACCTCCTGGAGGCCAACCTCCGTCTGGTGGTCTCTCTGGCCAAGCGTTACACCGGCCGCGGCATGCTCTTCCTGGACCTGATCCAGGAGGGCAACCTCGGTCTGATCCGCGCGGTCGAGAAGTTCGACTACACCAAGGGCTACAAGTTCTCGACGTACGCCACCTGGTGGATCCGTCAGGCGATCACCCGAGCCATGGCCGACCAGGCCCGCACCATCCGTATCCCGGTGCACATGGTCGAGGTCATCAACAAGCTCGCGCGCGTGCAGCGCCAGATGCTTCAGGACCTGGGCCGCGAGCCCACCCCGGAGGAGCTGGCCAAGGAACTCGACATGACCCCGGAGAAGGTCATCGAGGTCCAGAAGTACGGCCGTGAGCCGATCTCCCTCCACACCCCCCTGGGTGAGGACGGCGACAGCGAGTTCGGTGACCTCATCGAGGACTCGGAGGCGGTCGTCCCCGCCGACGCGGTCAGCTTCACGCTCCTCCAGGAGCAGCTGCACTCTGTCCTCGACACTCTCTCCGAGCGCGAGGCGGGCGTCGTCTCGATGCGCTTCGGTCTCACCGATGGTCAGCCGAAGACCCTCGACGAGATCGGCAAGGTGTACGGCGTCACCCGCGAGCGCATCCGCCAGATCGAGTCCAAGACCATGTCGAAGCTGCGTCACCCGTCGCGTTCCCAGGTGCTGCGCGACTACCTCGACTAG
- a CDS encoding FadR/GntR family transcriptional regulator encodes MSTLAHTMMTAARSADSGLVGPGGLDRYPYAEGPGAGRVGVPSWDAADPELGRVGRRSAGSRGRGLHGQLVQQLGQMIVSGDLGADRPLVPEEIGQRFEVSRTVVRESLRVLEAKGLVSARPNVGTRVRPVSDWNLLDPDIIEWRAFGPQRDDQRRELSELRWTIEPLAARLAAGHGREEVQQRLVDMVEIMGHAMNQGDSMTFSRADAEYHSLLIQLAGNRMLEHLSGIVSAALQVSGGPITGCDRPTEASLAHHARIVDALAAGDGAAAEAAMRQLLMVHPEVERVVPAPREH; translated from the coding sequence GTGAGTACCCTTGCGCACACCATGATGACCGCCGCCCGCTCCGCAGACTCCGGTCTCGTCGGCCCGGGCGGACTCGACCGCTACCCCTACGCCGAGGGCCCCGGCGCCGGCCGTGTGGGAGTCCCTTCCTGGGATGCCGCCGACCCGGAGCTGGGCCGCGTCGGTCGCCGATCCGCGGGCAGCCGCGGTCGCGGGCTGCACGGTCAACTCGTCCAGCAACTGGGCCAGATGATCGTCTCCGGCGACCTGGGCGCGGACCGTCCCCTCGTGCCCGAGGAGATCGGCCAGCGTTTCGAGGTCTCCCGCACTGTCGTCCGCGAGTCGCTCCGCGTTCTGGAGGCCAAGGGCCTGGTGAGCGCCCGGCCGAACGTGGGCACGCGCGTACGTCCCGTCAGCGACTGGAACCTCCTCGACCCCGACATCATCGAGTGGCGGGCCTTCGGACCGCAGCGCGACGATCAGCGCCGCGAGCTCAGCGAGCTGCGCTGGACGATCGAGCCGCTCGCCGCTCGCCTCGCCGCCGGGCACGGGCGCGAGGAGGTTCAGCAGCGGCTCGTCGACATGGTCGAGATCATGGGCCACGCCATGAACCAGGGTGACTCGATGACGTTCTCGCGCGCCGACGCCGAGTACCACTCGCTGCTCATCCAGCTCGCCGGCAACCGCATGCTGGAGCACCTCTCCGGGATCGTGTCCGCCGCTCTCCAGGTATCAGGCGGTCCGATCACCGGTTGTGACCGGCCCACCGAGGCTTCCCTGGCCCACCACGCCAGGATCGTCGACGCTCTCGCGGCGGGCGACGGCGCGGCGGCGGAGGCGGCCATGCGGCAGCTCCTCATGGTGCACCCCGAGGTGGAGCGCGTGGTCCCGGCCCCGCGCGAGCACTGA
- a CDS encoding ABC transporter ATP-binding protein: MIQAFGLTSKPRKELPPAVDDVSFEARAGCVTTLLGTRGAGKTTVLRLMLELHQGRGITYFRGRPLHRIAHPSREVGVLLGDVPGHPARTVRGQLRMLCAAAGVPVRRADEVLEVVGLVSFRDERLGTLARGMDRRLGLACALLADPHTLVLDALTDGLSARERHWLHGMLRAHAAQGGTVLCTTTDPKEAARTADRIITLEQGRLVADQEAADFSRTRLRPRVVVRSPHAARLAALLTKEARTAQRSVEVVQEADNRLSVYGSTCADIGETAFRNCILVHQLADEVGDMGPGACSTRQGEPQACREMQPPWTPGEGHVTDGARALGKVGASGVTGVTGEIGVTGEIGVTGEIDGAAGRKAAGATPEDAAVRQGSATTAPTEVPRATRLPEPNVTPSRLPAVTRVSEPTVGRTSATSATARPQGARPHSSSALIPDSPPPLPPPISVRPAPSPLRPLRYELRRARGVGTGFLTGAAVLVSSALVAVLLARIGHTPQHRLLAAWPQELPLPPAAVGAGLLGAIAFGDEFRHPALAVDRGTVPRRLGLLAAKLLVAAATGLLLAFLTVGCDAEVLYLVYGRELAQVPADWLALTASWIGLVIGCAWAGVLAAGIFRSTTAGLAAVVAVPVLVVPLVQKALEGSSVRSAAGFSVRLRELFLAQWPFGGERYLAAGARMIAQPVGGALALSLAALLCAYLLTTLRSRVR, encoded by the coding sequence GTGATCCAGGCCTTCGGACTGACCAGCAAACCTCGCAAGGAGCTTCCGCCCGCTGTCGACGACGTTTCCTTCGAGGCGCGCGCGGGCTGCGTCACCACGCTCCTCGGTACCCGGGGCGCCGGCAAGACAACGGTGCTCAGGCTGATGCTCGAACTCCACCAGGGACGTGGAATCACGTACTTCAGAGGCCGCCCCCTGCATCGCATCGCCCATCCGTCACGTGAGGTCGGCGTTCTCCTGGGAGATGTACCGGGGCACCCCGCGCGCACCGTCCGGGGCCAACTCCGCATGCTGTGCGCGGCCGCGGGCGTCCCGGTCCGCCGTGCCGACGAAGTTCTCGAGGTGGTCGGCCTCGTCAGCTTCCGTGACGAACGCCTGGGCACACTGGCACGCGGCATGGACCGTCGGCTCGGCCTGGCCTGCGCCCTGCTGGCGGACCCGCACACCCTTGTGCTCGACGCCCTCACCGACGGTCTGTCCGCCCGTGAACGCCATTGGCTGCACGGCATGCTGCGCGCCCACGCCGCCCAGGGCGGCACCGTCCTGTGCACCACCACCGACCCCAAGGAGGCGGCCCGCACCGCCGACCGGATCATCACCCTGGAACAGGGACGACTCGTCGCCGACCAGGAGGCCGCTGACTTCTCCCGCACCCGGCTGCGCCCCCGTGTCGTCGTCCGCAGCCCCCACGCCGCCCGTCTCGCGGCCCTGCTGACCAAAGAGGCCCGGACGGCGCAGCGCTCCGTGGAGGTCGTACAGGAGGCCGACAATCGGCTCTCCGTGTACGGCAGCACCTGTGCGGACATCGGCGAGACCGCGTTCCGGAACTGCATCCTCGTACATCAACTCGCCGACGAGGTCGGTGACATGGGGCCCGGCGCCTGCTCGACCCGCCAAGGCGAGCCGCAGGCGTGCCGCGAGATGCAGCCACCCTGGACACCCGGCGAGGGGCATGTGACCGATGGAGCAAGGGCCCTCGGCAAGGTCGGAGCATCCGGCGTGACCGGCGTGACCGGCGAGATCGGCGTGACCGGCGAGATCGGCGTGACCGGCGAGATCGACGGCGCGGCAGGACGGAAGGCTGCCGGGGCCACCCCTGAAGACGCTGCTGTGCGCCAGGGTTCAGCCACCACAGCGCCGACCGAGGTCCCCCGGGCGACCCGTCTCCCCGAGCCGAACGTGACCCCCAGCCGCTTGCCGGCGGTCACCCGGGTCTCCGAGCCGACAGTCGGCCGCACCTCGGCGACGTCCGCGACCGCACGCCCCCAGGGCGCCCGCCCGCACTCTTCCAGCGCCCTCATCCCCGACAGTCCGCCCCCGCTCCCACCCCCCATCTCCGTCCGCCCTGCTCCGAGTCCGCTGCGTCCTCTCCGCTACGAGCTGCGCCGGGCCCGCGGTGTCGGCACCGGGTTTCTGACGGGCGCCGCCGTGCTCGTCTCCTCCGCGCTCGTCGCCGTACTCCTGGCACGCATCGGCCACACTCCCCAGCATCGCCTGCTGGCCGCCTGGCCGCAGGAGCTGCCGCTGCCGCCCGCGGCAGTCGGCGCCGGGCTGTTGGGCGCCATCGCCTTCGGTGACGAGTTCCGCCACCCTGCCCTGGCGGTTGACCGCGGCACCGTGCCTCGCCGACTTGGACTGCTCGCCGCCAAGCTCCTCGTCGCCGCGGCCACCGGCCTGCTGCTGGCCTTCCTCACCGTGGGCTGCGACGCCGAAGTGCTCTACCTCGTCTACGGACGGGAGCTGGCGCAGGTTCCCGCGGACTGGCTAGCACTGACCGCGAGCTGGATCGGCCTCGTGATCGGCTGCGCGTGGGCCGGGGTGCTGGCCGCGGGTATCTTCCGGTCCACCACCGCCGGGCTCGCGGCGGTGGTCGCCGTACCGGTCCTGGTGGTGCCCCTCGTGCAGAAGGCCCTGGAGGGCTCGTCCGTGCGAAGTGCGGCCGGGTTCTCCGTGCGGCTGCGGGAACTGTTCCTGGCGCAGTGGCCGTTCGGGGGCGAGCGGTATCTGGCCGCCGGAGCGCGGATGATCGCCCAACCCGTCGGCGGCGCGCTGGCGTTGTCGCTGGCTGCTCTGCTCTGTGCGTATCTGCTCACGACCCTGCGAAGCAGGGTCCGATGA